Proteins from one Fragaria vesca subsp. vesca linkage group LG6, FraVesHawaii_1.0, whole genome shotgun sequence genomic window:
- the LOC101301033 gene encoding uncharacterized protein LOC101301033, giving the protein MHIEKNICDNIVETLLCMDKSNDTVKARLDLEDMGIREGLHLERHGTQNQKFPDGLASNISRCVKDGKISGLKTHDCHVLLQQLLPVGIRPYLSKEVCDAIIGLSSFFEQICAKTLNVEDLDRLQQEIVVILCKLEQIFPPAFFTVMVHLAVHLPLEAKLAGPVMYRWMYPIERRLGDLKCYVRNRAHPEGSIAEGYIAEESLMFCSLYLHDIETVHSRPERNYDAEEPDAQLSVFAQNVRACGGRKMRKWSEAELEPAKCKHREILERESPLNLDERQRKSFPQWFKNHIKELYFEGSDDVTKELYVLSHGPDARVATYTICTLNGVKWHVKQIENNRTVQNSGIMVPGSHGQRKSDFYGQLVSVVEIRYAQGYSVFLFKGDWFDTDSKKRNRIVRDYHLKSVNTNTLWYKNDPYVLATQAQQVFYFDDPKLGSGWKVIQKIRHRHVWDVPENEDDHDMETKYVDEEDQVDDFVELIEDENVNPGRALRRDNVEPEIHVLTDKDLEQSSSHNVDFIDDDPEDEEMLSADEENAENNEDDYDSDLD; this is encoded by the exons ATGCACATTGAGAAGAATATATGTGACAATATTGTGGAGACATTGTTGTGCATGGACAAGTCCAATGACACGGTCAAGGCTCGGTTAGATCTGGAAGACATGGGTATACGTGAGGGGTTGCATCTTGAAAGACATGGAACACAG AATCAGAAATTTCCTGATGGGTTAGCATCCAATATATCAAGATGTGTTAAAGATGGGAAGATTTCTGGTCTGAAAACACATGATTGTCATGTGTTACTGCAACAACTTCTGCCAGTTGGGATTCGACCGTATTTGTCTAAGGAAGTTTGTGATGCCATCATTGGATTGTCAAGCTTTTTTGAACAAATTTGTGCAAAGACATTGAATGTTGAAGACTTGGATAGACTACAACAAGAGATTGTGGTGATTTTATGTAAGCTTGAGCAAATATTTCCACCGGCATTCTTCACAGTTATGGTGCATTTGGCTGTGCATTTACCACTCGAGGCAAAACTTGCTGGACCAGTAATGTATCGTTGGATGTACCCGATAGAGAG GAGGCTAGGAGACTTAAAATGTTATGTACGTAACAGAGCCCATCCCGAAGGTTCCATTGCAGAGGGATACATTGCAGAAGAGTCTTTGATGTTTTGTTCCTTATATCTTCATGATATTGAAACTGTGCATTCTCGACCTGAGAGGAACTATGATGCAGAAGAACCAGATGCACAACTCTCTGTTTTTGCACAAAACGTACGTGCTTGTGGTGGACGCAAAATGAGGAAGTGGTCTGAAGCTGAATTGGAGCCGGCTAAATG CAAGCATCGTGAAATTTTAGAAAGGGAAAGCCCTCTTAATTTAGATGAGAGACAAAGGAAATCATTCCCACAGTGGTTTAAGAATCATATTAAGGAATTATATTTTGAAGGATCAGATGACGTGACTAAAGAGTTATATGTACTATCACATGGTCCAGATGCAAGAGTTGCTACCTATACCATATGTACGTTGAACGGCGTTAAATGGCATGTTAAGCAGATTGAGAACAATAGAACTGTGCAAAATAGTGGGATTATGGTGCCGGGGTCGCACGGTCAACGCAAATCTGATTTTTATGGTCAGTTGGTGAGCGTTGTTGAAATCCGCTATGCACAAGGCTATTCTGTTTTCCTTTTTAAAGGTGACTGGTTTGATACAGACTCTAAGAAGAGAAACAGGATTGTTCGAGACTACCATCTCAAGTCAGTGAACACAAACACTTTGTGGTACAAAAATGATCCTTATGTCTTAGCTACGCAAGCGCAACAAGTTTTTTATTTTGATGATCCGAAGCTTGGTTCTGGATGGAAAGTTATTCAGAAAATTCGACATAGACATGTTTGGGATGTTCCTGAAAATGAAGATGATCATGACATGGAAACAAAGTATGTTGATGAGGAAGACCAAGTTGACGACTTTGTTGAGCTTATTGAAGATGAGAATGTGAATCCAGGTAGAGCACTACGTCGAGACAATGTAGAACCTGAAATCCATGTGCTTACTGACAAGGATTTAGAACAGAGTAGTTCTCATAATGTCGATTTCATCGATGATGATCCCGAAGATGAAGAAATGTTGTCCGCAGATGAGGAAAACGCTGAGAATAACGAGGATGATTATGATAGTGATCTAGATTAG
- the LOC101300470 gene encoding uncharacterized protein LOC101300470 — protein MFQSTFSAKQLTWHAKGRKKDGMMRHPADSPMWKMIDTKWPDFGIEPRNLRLALSSDGFNPFGAANSKYSCWPVILVTYNLPPWLCMKRKCMMLTLLISGPKQLGNDIDVYLQPLVDDLKVLWDGVERVYDVVRGEYFKLKAVLFWTINDFPTYGNLSGSIVKGYNACPICVDQTKPYRLKKSNKMGFLRNRRWLPRYHPYRKQASAFDNTIENDDAPAPLTGEETFARVQGLPKASGKKNSPAPYKGPPENRPCWKKKSVFFELEYWKFLPVRHNLDVMHIEKNCCDAILGTLLNIPGKTKDGIEARLYMVEMGIRTDLKPTIDAKRDKLPLASWNLLLDERKIVCDSFSNMKGPARFSSNIRSLVSMEDLRLSNLKSHDCHIIMQLLLPVALRSVLQKPVRYAIIRFCLFFKAICSKVIDVSKLQQMQADLVDTVCLLEKFFPPSFFDLMIHLTIHLVREVELCGPVFFRWMYPFERYMKVFKGMVRNRTYPEALQEKTPLVTKV, from the coding sequence ATGTTCCAATCGACATTTTCTGCTAAGCAACTGACTTGGCATGCGAAGGGCAGAAAGAAGGACGGAATGATGAGACATCCAGCGGATTCTCCAATGTGGAAAATGATAGACACTAAATGGCCAGATTTTGGTATAGAACCTAGGAACCTTAGACTTGCATTGTCCTCAGATGGGTTTAACCCATTCGGTGCAGCAAACAGCAAGTACTCTTGTTGGCCGGTGATTTTGGTCACCTATAACCTTCCTCCATGGTTATGCATGAAGAGGAAGTGCATGATGTTAACTTTGTTAATTTCAGGACCTAAGCAGCTTGGAAATGACATTGATGTCTATCTGCAGCCTTTAGTCGATGATTTGAAAGTCTTGTGGGATGGGGTTGAGCGAGTGTACGATGTTGTAAGAGGAGAGTACTTTAAGCTGAAAGCAGTATTGTTTTGGACGATAAACGATTTCCCTACATATGGGAACTTATCGGGGAGCATTGTGAAAGGATACAATGCGTGTCCAATCTGTGTTGATCAAACCAAACCGTACCGGTTGAAGAAATCGAATAAAATGGGTTTTTTGAGGAATCGAAGATGGCTGCCACGATATCATCCTTACCGAAAGCAAGCTTCTGCTTTCGATAACACTATAGAAAATGATGATGCTCCAGCACCATTAACTGGAGAAGAAACATTTGCAAGAGTTCAAGGGCTGCCTAAAGCAAGTGGCAAGAAAAACTCACCTGCCCCTTATAAGGGCCCTCCAGAAAATAGACCATGCTGGAAGAAAAAGTCTGTTTTTTTTGAACTTGAGTACTGGAAGTTTCTTCCAGTAAGACATAATCTTGATGTCATGCACATTGAGAAGAATTGTTGTGATGCTATTCTTGGCACGTTGTTGAACATTCCAGGGAAGACTAAGGATGGCATTGAAGCTAGATTATATATGGTTGAAATGGGGATTCGCACTGATTTGAAGCCTACAATTGATGCAAAAAGGGATAAGTTGCCTTTAGCTAGCTGGAACTTGCTTCTAGATGAGAGAAAGATCGTATGCGATTCATTTAGCAATATGAAGGGTCCTGCCCGGTTTTCATCTAATATACGGAGTCTAGTGTCAATGGAGGATTTAAGACTTTCTAATCTTAAATCACATGATTGCCATATTATAATGCAACTTCTTCTCCCTGTTGCATTACGTTCTGTTTTGCAAAAACCTGTTAGATATGCAATTATTCGTTTTTGTCTATTCTTCAAAGCGATTTGCAGTAAAGTAATTGATGTCTCCAAACTTCAACAAATGCAAGCAGACTTGGTCGATACAGTTTGCTTGCTTGAGAAGTTTTTTCCACCATCATTCTTTGACCTAATGATTCACCTAACAATCCATCTTGTTAGAGAAGTCGAGTTATGTGGTCCGGTTTTTTTTAGATGGATGTACCCCTTTGAGAGGTACATGAAAGTGTTCAAAGGGATGGTGAGAAATCGAACATATCCTGAGGCACTACAGGAGAAAACCCCTTTAGTGACAAAAGTTTAG
- the LOC101300751 gene encoding uncharacterized protein LOC101300751, with product MHLAAVGMLETYEIWHRHGEKVGAPPPPIVQDEPEPDDFVHNMLNDIFPIFEQAEDDDMSMGDDTSEMGDAMENQGANVHRLQADTYEGLLAEANREFFPGCDQHSALTAMIKLMHCKVDNHWSNKSFTTLMETLYAFCPKPNNIPKSFDEAKKMLKKLGLGYEKIDVCQNDCVLFYKGNATKVKCPECGADRYKPSPSSEDGKKGKNIPHKVLRYFPLKPRLERLFMSRHIATEMRWHKRKRADQNGVMRHPADSIAWKEFDKMYPDFAMDPRNVRLGLATDGFTPFGNLNPPYSMWPVMVFPYNLPPWMCMKKPYTFLTLLIPGPTAPGKDLDVFLRPLIDELKELWETGVRTYDKSTDSVFDMKAAVLWTVNDFPAYGNLSGWSTKGYLAWPVCNADACSYKLRRKIGYLATRRWLRKNHPWRKQKELFNNEEEKRSAPKHLSDEDILRQVNTLRPSKPGKHKDNPDLKRKRMESELNWTKKSIFFELEY from the coding sequence ATGCATTTAGCTGCTGTTGGTATGTTAGAGACTTATGAAATATGGCATAGACATGGTGAAAAAGTTGGAGCTCCACCTCCTCCTATTGTTCAAGATGAACCTGAACCCGATGATTTCGTTCATAATATGTTGAATGATATATTCCCAATTTTTGAACAGGCTGAGGATGATGATATGAGCATGGGGGATGATACCAGTGAGATGGGAGATGCTATGGAAAATCAGGGTGCGAATGTACATAGGCTACAAGCTGATACATATGAGGGTTTGCTTGCTGAAGCAAATCGGGAGTTTTTCCCTGGTTGTGATCAACATAGTGCTTTGACAGCGATGATCAAACTGATGCATTGCAAAGTCGACAATCATTGGTCAAATAAGTCTTTTACTACATTGATGGAGACATTGTATGCGTTTTGTCCTAAGCCTAACAACATTCCCAAGTCATTCGATGAAGCTAAAAAGATGCTGAAAAAATTGGGTCTGGGGTATGAAAAGATCGATGTGTGTCAGAATGACTGTGTTCTATTTTACAAGGGCAATGCAACGAAAGTGAAATGTCCAGAGTGTGGTGCGGATAGATATAAACCTAGTCCTAGTTCTGAAGATGGTAAGAAGGGAAAGAATATTCCACATAAAGTCTTGCGTTATTTTCCACTGAAGCCGAGATTGGAGAGACTGTTTATGTCAAGGCATATTGCTACTGAAATGAGGTGGCATAAAAGGAAACGTGCTGATCAGAACGGTGTCATGAGGCATCCAGCTGACTCTATTGCATGGAAGGAATTTGACAAAATGTACCCTGATTTTGCAATGGACCCACGGAATGTTCGACTAGGGCTTGCAACTGATGGGTTTACTCCTTTTGGGAACTTAAATCCTCCTTACAGTATGTGGCCTGTCATGGTGTTCCCTTACAACTTGCCTCCTTGGATGTGTATGAAGAAACCATACACATTTTTGACTTTATTAATACCTGGGCCAACTGCACCAGGTAAAGATCTTGATGTGTTTTTGCGGCCGTTGATTGATGAACTTAAGGAGTTGTGGGAAACTGGTGTTCGAACGTATGATAAGTCGACTGATTCTGTGTTTGATATGAAAGCTGCTGTATTATGGACAGTCAATGATTTTCCAGCTTATGGAAATCTATCTGGGTGGAGTACTAAGGGTTACTTGGCATGGCCAGTATGCAATGCGGATGCGTGCTCTTATAAACTAAGGAGGAAGATTGGTTATTTGGCCACTCGTCGCTGGTTGAGGAAAAATCATCCATGGCGAAAGCAAAAGGAACTGTTCAATAATGAAGAAGAGAAGAGGAGTGCTCCGAAACACTTGTCCGACGAAGATATTCTACGCCAAGTCAATACACTCAGGCCTTCTAAGCCTGGAAAACACAAAGATAATCCAGACTTGAAAAGGAAACGGATGGAGAGTGAATTAAATTGGACAAAGAAGAGTATCTTTTTTGAGTTGGAGTACTAG